In Candidatus Angelobacter sp., a single window of DNA contains:
- a CDS encoding tetratricopeptide repeat protein, with amino-acid sequence MQPLAPPDTFHLSAAVGWLELGDAREAVVELTKITRALQSHPDVLEIRWLIHAHEENWEEALAAARALVEGCPKRSSGWLHRAYALRRVKTGGLQAAWDALRPAFEKFPDEPTVPYNLACYACQMRRLDEARDWLQCAIKAGGKEKVKRMALNDDDLKSLWDEIKRL; translated from the coding sequence ATGCAGCCACTGGCGCCGCCTGACACGTTCCATCTGTCCGCTGCGGTCGGCTGGTTGGAACTGGGCGACGCGCGCGAAGCCGTGGTCGAGTTGACGAAGATAACGCGGGCTTTGCAATCGCACCCGGATGTCCTGGAAATCCGCTGGCTGATCCACGCACACGAGGAAAACTGGGAGGAGGCGCTGGCCGCGGCGCGAGCGCTCGTCGAGGGCTGCCCGAAGCGCTCCTCCGGCTGGCTGCACCGGGCCTACGCGTTGCGGCGCGTAAAGACCGGAGGACTTCAGGCGGCATGGGACGCCCTGCGGCCCGCGTTTGAGAAATTTCCCGATGAACCGACGGTTCCCTACAACCTCGCCTGTTACGCCTGCCAGATGCGGCGGCTCGATGAAGCGCGCGACTGGTTGCAATGCGCGATCAAAGCCGGTGGCAAAGAGAAGGTCAAACGGATGGCGCTGAACGACGACGATCTCAAATCACTTTGGGACGAGATCAAGCGGCTTTGA